TGTTCAATAAATCTGTTATTTCTATACATTACATCACACGTGGAGTTTTGTGTTCGGAGAACAGCAGGGGTGGGGGCTGTGAGCCGCGTGGTAAACTGATTGATCGACGAGTGAGTATTGTACTGCAActtatgttgacgtgggtagCAAGAAATAAGATTAACTATCCTCTATGTGCCCTGTTCCCTGGGGCCAGTATTCCCGTTTTGACTAAAATCCAGGAACACTGCAACATCTGTCCTTGATCACCGTTTGTAAAACAACACAAGGTGCTATAATTGTGTACTTACGttcatgtattatttttaaagacagcaACTAGAACCAAAAACACAGATGTAAAACATTACTAGTTTTAATGACAACACTGATGCAGATGTACTCTTTCTTGCTAAAACATGGTTTCGCAAACAAAAAGGCTATCAACCAGATAATCTCATGTCCACATCACACCCTCACTGCTGAAATTTTATACATTAAGTGAACAATGATAGCTATGATGATGCAGGCacacgcgcgctcacacacacgtcATATGATGACATGATTAACTGTGAAGGTTACAATTAGTCGGCACCAAGTAGAACAATATATTTACTGCTGCTGTCTTTGAGGCTTATTCACTTGTcaaggttacaaaaaaaaaaaaaaaggataacttttagtCTAAAATACAAAAGTGTTTCAATACGTCATCAACTGCAGGTAGCATGTTTTCATGTAGCATTCATTATGCACTGAACATAACTAAATCTAAACATGTCACATACACTTCATTATTGTAACAAACTACGTTTTAGCTGTGAATCCTCCAGGTTTTTTACTACAGCTGCTATTCCAAAATGTGCCTCAAATAATCGCCTTTAAGCAACAGTTGTCACCCTTACTTCTTTTCTGGTGTACTGAGCCCATACTTGCTTTTCATCTGGTCCAggtcttgtttcttcttttctgtgtCCACTTTCTTGAAAGCCTATTTAGCAAAATGATAGTGATGAAGGGGACTGGAATAtactaatttaaaaagtaattgttATTAGCACCAGAgacatgatttttaaaagccATCTTCCACattcaaagaagaaacaaagaacacaagTAATGCCACAACAAAATCTTCATCTACCTGTACCTACAAAAAACAGAGAAGGACAAATATATAATCTTCTAACTCAAAACTGCAAGTAAATGAAGATAATTTGTATACAATGCTACACATACCCTGTTTGACTGATAGTAAAGAACGACAAGGTATCGGTTGCACACATTGAAGCCTGACAGGTGGTCACAGGCATTCTTGGCATCAAAGATGTCCTCATATACCACAAAGGCTGTGCCCTTTGT
This window of the Pomacea canaliculata isolate SZHN2017 linkage group LG4, ASM307304v1, whole genome shotgun sequence genome carries:
- the LOC112563244 gene encoding splicing factor 3B subunit 6-like protein, producing the protein MAMSKKGNVRLPPEVNRILYVKNLPYKITAEEMYDIFGKYGAIRQIRVGNTPETKGTAFVVYEDIFDAKNACDHLSGFNVCNRYLVVLYYQSNRAFKKVDTEKKKQDLDQMKSKYGLSTPEKK